In a genomic window of Jaculus jaculus isolate mJacJac1 chromosome 8, mJacJac1.mat.Y.cur, whole genome shotgun sequence:
- the Bend6 gene encoding BEN domain-containing protein 6 isoform X2, whose amino-acid sequence MQKILQTNEITNTQALRKGKRKRTDTMDSENSRSDMGKGQRDPYSGNAFLPGESSSEDETPLTDLTKEELCAKIQSLKEKLINTRRENSRLRQSLVMLQVQD is encoded by the exons ATGCAGAAAATCTTGCAGACCAATGAAATCACCAATACCCAGGCtcttagaaaaggaaagaggaaacgGACAGACACAATGGATTCAGAAAATTCAAGAAGTGACATGGGTAAAGGACAG AGAGACCCATATTCAGGAAATGCCTTTCTGCCTGGTGAGAGCTCCAGTGAGGATGAAACACCATTAACGGACTTGACCAAAGAGGAGCTGTGTGCCAAGATCCAAAGCCTGAAAGAAAAACTAATCAACACTCGGAGGGAAAACAGTCGACTTCGGCAGTCTTTGGTCATGCTACAAG